A single region of the Anopheles funestus chromosome X, idAnoFuneDA-416_04, whole genome shotgun sequence genome encodes:
- the LOC125761272 gene encoding protein tweety isoform X2, which produces MGYPGTTDDDDQYRVPLIAKLLHALPHYNITFHRINNTFRPSNDVYLESLGILGSIPAALLIVSLFGLLLYLLTRCCDRKPRPAHSITSLKVTLSIVTVLCCAAIGLGLYGNDDLHNGLLEVLQAGRKVDGVVSSVRNQTFILENTLTMKIQQQLTELEDIFDQKTNNQTALAQLQQALLTAKGNITIAKNAANDIRRPLVGLTITDFLTKGDQWELIRWPGTVAILALLLVLCAVLLVGVARHSRCALILFSVCGLLAVTGSWLMSGLYLSTSVAVGDLCNDPADFLVHQAPHELPADILLYYTQCDISRSNPFTQRLRESQNAINNARNAMSIVSKISPVLFKNAGLAPKLGSVNADIKLCERLLTGLTALVDCRAVHYSYLVATRGLCECGLLGLVLMLIASFMAAILLTIMVWVDSHTWIYIRKSPPVISGSHTIAHPGRNAKHDMSQVQQAQQQMHHQQAHAQAQQAQAQAQAHMMHHHQAMMRAGGTHTLGRLPSHSSPTHLHGPNNGKYATLSKHCKTLDANDFY; this is translated from the exons ATGGGCTACCCGGGGACAaccgacgacgacgatcaATACCGGGTGCCGCTGATAGCGAAGTTGCTGCACGCCCTGCCACACTACAACATCACCTTCCATCGCATCAACAACACATTTCGCCCATCAAATGACGTCTATCTCGAG AGTCTCGGTATCTTGGGTTCGATACCGGCCGCCCTGCTGATTGTATCATTGTTTGGGCTGCTGCTCTATCTGCTAACGCGCTGCTGTGACAGAAAGCCACGACCCGCACACTCGATTACCAGCCTGAAGGTGACGCTTTCGATCGTAACCGTGCTGTGCTGTGCCGCGATCGGTCTCGGGCTCTACGGAAATGATGATCTACACAACGGGTTGCTCGAGGTGTTACAGGCGGGTCGTAAGGTGGACGGTGTCGTCTCATCCGTACGCAACCAAACGTTCATCCTGGAGAACACGCTCACGATGAAGATCCAGCAGCAGCTCACCGAGCTGGAGGACATTTTCGACCAGAAGACCAACAATCAGACAGCCCTGGCACAGCTGCAGCAAGCACTCCTCACAGCTAAGGGTAATATCACAATTGCGAAGAATGCAGCGAACGACATACGGCGCCCACTTGTCGGTTTGACCATAACCGACTTCCTAACG AAAGGCGATCAGTGGGAGCTGATCCGTTGGCCGGGAACGGTCGCCATATTGGCACTGCTGCTCGTGCTGTGTGCGGTACTGCTGGTCGGTGTTGCGCGTCACTCTCGGTGCGCTCTCATACTGTTCAGCGTGTGCGGTTTGCTGGCGGTAACCGGTTCGTGGCTTATGTCCGGTCTCTACCTATCGACCTCGGTTGCCGTCGGTGACCTGTGCAACGATCCCGCCGATTTCCTCGTGCACCAAGCGCCGCATGAGCTGCCGGCCGACATACTGCTCTACTACACGCAGTGTGACATATCCCGCTCGAACCCATTCACACAGCGCCTGCGAGAGTCACAAAATGCGATCAATAATGCGCGGAACGCGATGAGTATCGTATCGAA AATTTCGccagtgctcttcaagaacgCAGGCCTAGCACCGAAGCTAGGGTCGGTAAATGCGGACATTAAACTGTGCGAGCGGCTATTGACGGGTTTGACAGCACTGGTTGACTGCCGGGCCGTACACTACAGCTACCTCGTAGCGACTCGTGGACTGTGCGAGTGTGGATTGCTCGGTTTGGTGTTGATGCTGATCGCCAGCTTTATGGCGGCCATCCTGCTCACCATAATGGTTTGGGTCGATTCACACACGTGGATCTACATACGCAAGAG TCCGCCCGTTATCAGTGGGTCACACACGATTGCGCATCCGGGGCGTAACGCGAAGCATGACATGAGTCAGGTGCAGCAGGCTCAGCAACAGATGCATCATCAGCAGGCGCATGCCCAGGCCCAGCAGGCCCAGGCTCAGGCCCAGGCGCACATGATGCATCACCATCAGGCGATGATGCGCGCTGGTGGTACTCATACGCTCGGGCGCCTGCCGTCGCACAGCAGCCCGACGCATCTGCACGGTCCGAACAACGGCAAGTACGCCACCCTCAGTAAGCACTGCAAGACGCTCGACGCTAACGACTTCTACTGA
- the LOC125761272 gene encoding protein tweety isoform X1: MGYPGTTDDDDQYRVPLIAKLLHALPHYNITFHRINNTFRPSNDVYLESLGILGSIPAALLIVSLFGLLLYLLTRCCDRKPRPAHSITSLKVTLSIVTVLCCAAIGLGLYGNDDLHNGLLEVLQAGRKVDGVVSSVRNQTFILENTLTMKIQQQLTELEDIFDQKTNNQTALAQLQQALLTAKGNITIAKNAANDIRRPLVGLTITDFLTKGDQWELIRWPGTVAILALLLVLCAVLLVGVARHSRCALILFSVCGLLAVTGSWLMSGLYLSTSVAVGDLCNDPADFLVHQAPHELPADILLYYTQCDISRSNPFTQRLRESQNAINNARNAMSIVSKISPVLFKNAGLAPKLGSVNADIKLCERLLTGLTALVDCRAVHYSYLVATRGLCECGLLGLVLMLIASFMAAILLTIMVWVDSHTWIYIRKRNDYAQVEEQSYVSHQLHPQSHQNMNTRTLPHHPKGPPVISGSHTIAHPGRNAKHDMSQVQQAQQQMHHQQAHAQAQQAQAQAQAHMMHHHQAMMRAGGTHTLGRLPSHSSPTHLHGPNNGKYATLSKHCKTLDANDFY, translated from the exons ATGGGCTACCCGGGGACAaccgacgacgacgatcaATACCGGGTGCCGCTGATAGCGAAGTTGCTGCACGCCCTGCCACACTACAACATCACCTTCCATCGCATCAACAACACATTTCGCCCATCAAATGACGTCTATCTCGAG AGTCTCGGTATCTTGGGTTCGATACCGGCCGCCCTGCTGATTGTATCATTGTTTGGGCTGCTGCTCTATCTGCTAACGCGCTGCTGTGACAGAAAGCCACGACCCGCACACTCGATTACCAGCCTGAAGGTGACGCTTTCGATCGTAACCGTGCTGTGCTGTGCCGCGATCGGTCTCGGGCTCTACGGAAATGATGATCTACACAACGGGTTGCTCGAGGTGTTACAGGCGGGTCGTAAGGTGGACGGTGTCGTCTCATCCGTACGCAACCAAACGTTCATCCTGGAGAACACGCTCACGATGAAGATCCAGCAGCAGCTCACCGAGCTGGAGGACATTTTCGACCAGAAGACCAACAATCAGACAGCCCTGGCACAGCTGCAGCAAGCACTCCTCACAGCTAAGGGTAATATCACAATTGCGAAGAATGCAGCGAACGACATACGGCGCCCACTTGTCGGTTTGACCATAACCGACTTCCTAACG AAAGGCGATCAGTGGGAGCTGATCCGTTGGCCGGGAACGGTCGCCATATTGGCACTGCTGCTCGTGCTGTGTGCGGTACTGCTGGTCGGTGTTGCGCGTCACTCTCGGTGCGCTCTCATACTGTTCAGCGTGTGCGGTTTGCTGGCGGTAACCGGTTCGTGGCTTATGTCCGGTCTCTACCTATCGACCTCGGTTGCCGTCGGTGACCTGTGCAACGATCCCGCCGATTTCCTCGTGCACCAAGCGCCGCATGAGCTGCCGGCCGACATACTGCTCTACTACACGCAGTGTGACATATCCCGCTCGAACCCATTCACACAGCGCCTGCGAGAGTCACAAAATGCGATCAATAATGCGCGGAACGCGATGAGTATCGTATCGAA AATTTCGccagtgctcttcaagaacgCAGGCCTAGCACCGAAGCTAGGGTCGGTAAATGCGGACATTAAACTGTGCGAGCGGCTATTGACGGGTTTGACAGCACTGGTTGACTGCCGGGCCGTACACTACAGCTACCTCGTAGCGACTCGTGGACTGTGCGAGTGTGGATTGCTCGGTTTGGTGTTGATGCTGATCGCCAGCTTTATGGCGGCCATCCTGCTCACCATAATGGTTTGGGTCGATTCACACACGTGGATCTACATACGCAAGAG GAATGATTATGCGCAGGTCGAGGAGCAGTCATATGTATCACACCAATTGCATCCACAGAGTCATCAAAACATGAACACTCGTACACTTCCACATCATCCCAAGGG TCCGCCCGTTATCAGTGGGTCACACACGATTGCGCATCCGGGGCGTAACGCGAAGCATGACATGAGTCAGGTGCAGCAGGCTCAGCAACAGATGCATCATCAGCAGGCGCATGCCCAGGCCCAGCAGGCCCAGGCTCAGGCCCAGGCGCACATGATGCATCACCATCAGGCGATGATGCGCGCTGGTGGTACTCATACGCTCGGGCGCCTGCCGTCGCACAGCAGCCCGACGCATCTGCACGGTCCGAACAACGGCAAGTACGCCACCCTCAGTAAGCACTGCAAGACGCTCGACGCTAACGACTTCTACTGA